In one window of Leptospira sp. WS92.C1 DNA:
- a CDS encoding ATP-dependent Clp protease ATP-binding subunit: protein MLEFTKRAKRVINEIAQDEAKRLGSDYIGPEHILLGLLKEEDSVAIKILNNLNINLNELRKEVERRTREASGALLMDVAGGQDRYQKIIELSKEEAKRLKHNYVGTEHILLALLRDNNNIAGGALYSFSVNYNVIKSEILRLLGAPPTSSVGVSSAAQSGPQGTQPRQEKTKTPILDEFARDLTQLAKDKKLDPVVGRAIEIQRVIQILSRKTKNNPVLVGESGVGKTAIVEGLALAIVEKSVPDLLFEKRVLSLDLASLIAGTKYRGEFEERLKKIMKEITSSTNIIIFIDELHTLIGAGAAEGAVDAANILKPALARGELQCIGATTSAEYRKYIEKDSALERRFQVVKVAEPSVDDAIQILQGLKKAYEAHHKVRYSDKALEQSVKLSHRYINDRYLPDKAIDIIDEAGAKARLANCARPQTIKDLEEEIKSLATKKEELVRAQEYEKAAGVRDEVNRKKQAMEEKIRSWQEKMEDFAVNIEEDDILSVISLWTGIPLEKMEESESDKLLRLEDELKKRVVGQGDAIEKIAKAVRRARTGFKSERRPTGSFIFLGPTGVGKTELAKALANFLFGNDDAMLRVDMSEYMEPHAVSRLIGAPPGYVGYDDGGQLTEFVRKRPYSIILLDEIEKAHHDIFNILLQIMEEGNLTDTKGRKVNFRDTIIIMTSNIGAKEIQSGGRLGFEDRKDEAAKYKSDQTRDQLKKYFNPEFLNRVDEVIYFGSLTKENIMDIIDIMVIDTNKRFREKAIHVSITGAAKDHIMDIGYDEKFGARPLRRVFQRELEDHMAVQTLKGAYKEPTKIEIGFSEGKLDFVETPWTDYKPADAKAGGDDNSSGNPERSEEIALV, encoded by the coding sequence ATGCTGGAATTTACAAAAAGAGCCAAAAGAGTCATCAACGAGATTGCTCAGGATGAGGCGAAGCGTCTTGGTAGCGACTATATCGGGCCGGAGCATATCCTACTCGGTCTCCTCAAGGAAGAGGATTCGGTTGCTATCAAAATCCTGAACAACCTCAACATCAACCTCAACGAATTGCGTAAAGAGGTAGAAAGAAGAACGCGCGAAGCATCCGGAGCATTGCTTATGGACGTAGCCGGCGGTCAGGATCGATATCAAAAAATTATCGAACTATCCAAAGAAGAAGCAAAACGTCTTAAACACAATTATGTGGGAACGGAGCATATCCTTCTCGCACTATTGAGAGATAATAATAATATCGCGGGCGGTGCGCTTTATTCTTTTAGCGTAAATTATAATGTTATAAAGAGTGAAATTCTCCGTTTACTTGGAGCTCCGCCGACTAGTTCGGTCGGAGTCAGCTCCGCCGCTCAATCTGGTCCGCAAGGAACTCAACCTCGTCAGGAAAAAACAAAAACTCCGATCTTGGATGAGTTCGCACGCGACCTCACTCAGCTTGCAAAGGATAAAAAGTTGGATCCGGTTGTGGGAAGAGCGATTGAGATTCAAAGAGTCATTCAAATTCTATCTCGGAAAACAAAAAACAACCCGGTTCTCGTGGGAGAATCCGGTGTGGGTAAAACCGCAATCGTAGAAGGGCTTGCTCTTGCGATCGTTGAAAAAAGTGTTCCGGATCTTTTATTCGAAAAGAGAGTTCTTTCCTTGGATCTTGCGTCTCTGATCGCAGGAACCAAATACAGAGGAGAATTTGAAGAACGTCTGAAAAAGATCATGAAGGAGATCACTTCTTCTACAAACATCATCATCTTTATCGACGAGCTTCATACTCTGATCGGAGCGGGTGCTGCGGAAGGTGCGGTCGATGCCGCCAACATTCTCAAACCTGCTTTAGCAAGAGGGGAACTCCAGTGTATCGGCGCTACCACAAGCGCAGAATATCGTAAGTATATCGAAAAAGATTCCGCGTTGGAAAGAAGATTCCAGGTCGTAAAAGTTGCGGAACCTTCGGTAGACGACGCGATTCAGATTCTGCAAGGACTCAAAAAAGCATACGAAGCCCACCACAAAGTGAGGTATTCCGATAAGGCTTTGGAACAATCCGTAAAACTTTCTCACAGATATATCAACGATCGATATCTACCTGACAAGGCGATTGATATCATCGACGAAGCGGGTGCAAAGGCTCGTTTGGCTAATTGTGCCCGTCCTCAGACGATCAAGGATCTGGAAGAAGAAATCAAATCTCTCGCGACCAAAAAAGAAGAATTGGTCCGCGCTCAAGAATACGAAAAGGCCGCCGGAGTTCGCGACGAAGTGAACCGGAAAAAACAGGCTATGGAAGAAAAGATTCGTTCTTGGCAGGAGAAGATGGAAGACTTCGCGGTCAACATCGAAGAAGACGATATCCTTTCCGTGATCTCTTTATGGACCGGAATCCCCTTGGAAAAAATGGAAGAATCCGAATCCGATAAACTTCTCAGACTGGAAGACGAACTCAAGAAAAGAGTCGTTGGTCAGGGAGACGCAATCGAGAAAATCGCGAAAGCGGTTCGGCGTGCAAGAACCGGATTCAAAAGTGAAAGACGTCCTACGGGATCGTTTATCTTCCTCGGGCCTACCGGAGTTGGTAAAACCGAGCTCGCAAAAGCTCTCGCGAACTTTCTTTTTGGAAACGACGACGCGATGCTTCGTGTGGACATGTCCGAATATATGGAACCGCACGCTGTCAGCCGTTTGATCGGAGCTCCTCCCGGTTATGTGGGTTATGATGACGGAGGTCAGTTGACCGAGTTTGTCAGAAAAAGACCTTATTCTATCATTCTCTTGGACGAGATTGAAAAGGCGCATCACGACATTTTCAACATTCTCCTTCAGATCATGGAAGAAGGAAACTTGACGGATACAAAAGGCCGCAAAGTAAACTTCAGAGATACGATCATCATCATGACCTCCAATATCGGAGCGAAAGAAATTCAATCCGGAGGAAGACTCGGTTTTGAAGATCGTAAGGACGAAGCGGCGAAATACAAATCCGATCAGACCCGCGATCAGTTGAAGAAATACTTCAATCCTGAATTCTTAAACCGTGTGGATGAAGTGATCTATTTCGGATCTCTCACCAAAGAGAACATCATGGATATCATCGATATTATGGTGATCGACACGAACAAAAGATTCCGCGAAAAGGCCATCCATGTTTCGATTACAGGCGCGGCCAAAGATCATATCATGGATATCGGTTACGACGAGAAGTTCGGTGCGAGACCGCTTCGGAGAGTTTTCCAAAGAGAACTCGAAGATCATATGGCGGTTCAAACCCTCAAAGGCGCTTACAAGGAACCTACTAAAATCGAGATCGGCTTTAGCGAAGGTAAACTTGACTTTGTGGAAACTCCGTGGACAGACTATAAGCCGGCTGATGCAAAAGCCGGAGGAGACGACAATTCTTCCGGTAATCCCGAAAGGTCGGAAGAGATTGCCTTAGTCTAA
- a CDS encoding ATP--guanido phosphotransferase translates to MSSEICLYCGTDRSIWNEKGKIGCIHCLKLFRKEYQAHLRNGSFEFSSRYLGENESKRFSKFESLSESQKLEELDRISPPFTYRFRIGRNLAGRIYPTASGVPTQILKEFLLTSMKVDSIFLAPKELPLRIPWGEGNLFLGDEEHIRWEVISGSISEFFGKIENSPLEKFQNPKLFDWDEQIGYVTACPTNAELGTKISLKISKNVWKKQYVSSFKVPGFLEFYLENSSEFAVFYLKNFAHSQKNSFLNLVYYLALQVEPGF, encoded by the coding sequence ATGTCCTCAGAAATCTGTTTGTATTGCGGAACCGACCGATCGATCTGGAACGAAAAGGGAAAGATCGGCTGCATTCACTGTCTCAAACTGTTTCGGAAAGAATACCAAGCTCATCTTAGAAATGGAAGTTTTGAATTCTCATCCAGATATCTCGGCGAAAACGAATCGAAACGATTTTCAAAATTTGAATCCCTCTCAGAATCCCAAAAGTTGGAAGAATTGGATCGGATTTCCCCTCCTTTCACCTATCGGTTTCGGATCGGAAGAAACTTGGCAGGCAGAATCTATCCGACTGCGTCCGGAGTTCCGACCCAAATCTTAAAAGAATTTCTCTTAACATCGATGAAAGTCGATTCTATCTTTCTCGCTCCCAAAGAATTGCCGCTTCGCATCCCTTGGGGAGAGGGAAATCTTTTTTTAGGAGACGAAGAGCACATTCGTTGGGAGGTTATTTCCGGTTCCATCTCGGAATTTTTCGGGAAAATAGAAAATTCCCCATTGGAAAAATTCCAAAATCCAAAACTTTTTGACTGGGATGAACAGATCGGTTATGTCACTGCCTGCCCTACAAACGCAGAATTAGGAACAAAAATCAGTCTTAAAATATCTAAAAACGTCTGGAAGAAACAATATGTCTCTTCTTTTAAGGTTCCCGGTTTTTTAGAGTTTTATCTTGAAAATTCTTCGGAATTTGCCGTTTTTTATCTGAAAAATTTTGCTCATTCTCAAAAAAATTCCTTTTTAAATTTAGTTTATTATTTAGCCTTACAGGTGGAACCGGGGTTTTAG
- a CDS encoding ABC transporter ATP-binding protein yields the protein MSLIQVRNLVKNYHILDKEFKILDHLDLDVEEGEIVSVEGKSGIGKSTLLNILGSMDAYDSGEVNVCGVFLDHITETGKEKFRAEKVSFIFQHHLLLPDFTALENVSIPLLINGVQPGKARQLSIDMLDRVGLKDRNDNFPSQLSGGESARVGVARALVAGKKLVLADEPTGNLDRENSRNLMALILELQRELKFSMVIVTHDMELAALAHKRNQMAGGKLQPIS from the coding sequence GTGAGTCTGATACAAGTAAGAAACCTAGTAAAAAATTATCATATTCTGGATAAGGAATTTAAGATTCTCGATCATTTGGATTTGGACGTGGAAGAAGGCGAAATCGTTTCCGTGGAAGGAAAATCCGGAATCGGAAAATCCACGTTACTCAACATTCTCGGATCGATGGATGCGTATGACTCGGGCGAAGTGAATGTCTGCGGAGTTTTTTTGGATCATATCACCGAAACCGGGAAGGAAAAGTTCAGAGCAGAGAAAGTTTCCTTTATCTTTCAACATCATCTTCTTCTTCCCGACTTTACTGCTTTGGAGAATGTAAGCATACCTCTTTTGATCAATGGAGTTCAGCCCGGCAAAGCAAGACAACTTTCCATCGATATGTTGGATCGTGTCGGACTTAAGGATCGCAACGATAACTTTCCTTCTCAGTTGTCCGGAGGAGAAAGCGCTCGTGTGGGCGTTGCAAGGGCCTTGGTCGCGGGAAAAAAACTCGTACTTGCCGACGAACCGACCGGAAATTTAGACCGTGAGAATTCCCGTAATTTGATGGCCTTAATTTTGGAGCTTCAAAGAGAATTGAAATTTTCCATGGTGATCGTAACTCACGATATGGAACTTGCAGCCTTGGCGCATAAAAGAAACCAGATGGCCGGCGGCAAACTACAACCGATCTCTTAG
- a CDS encoding ABC transporter permease, with protein sequence MKSNLFRGSLIFLVTSRYIRGSRVAGLLSLKSRLSFIVMAVGVSLLIVVLSIFNGFQRQVKESLWQGGPHITIENNFDSGDIKNYNKVIAWIGKNPYLKERIVSIGGSITSHGLIQNSNSFIPIMVRALPVENIQNLIGNRLPNFPRIVHHNREEIANYNLQNQVLIGKEMAGLYNFDLGANLTMAVPGGRFSLGKGVDVSIKTFRTVGFFKTGYYNYDTHYVFLSLPVAQKFFNLKDSVNQIAIKVKSLDDLQNCKREILQEFRDPEFESQIGYSASFAVRTIAEEQENFFTALKLEKTIISIIVFLFIILAALGMVASVYSLVRAKRKSIGVLKALGLPSSGILLIFTLNAMVVGILASIVGGVSGIFIASNLETIVNAISELINMVGFYFNRSEWTNVELVPKDVYYFDHIPVDIDISFIFMVTTAATILSGIAGYFPARWAAGLNPVDTIRND encoded by the coding sequence ATGAAGTCAAATTTATTCCGGGGTTCGCTGATATTTCTCGTAACCTCCCGTTACATTCGGGGGTCCCGGGTAGCTGGTCTCCTATCTTTAAAGTCCAGACTCTCGTTTATCGTGATGGCCGTAGGCGTTTCTCTTTTGATCGTTGTCTTATCGATCTTCAACGGGTTTCAAAGACAGGTAAAAGAATCGCTTTGGCAAGGTGGTCCGCATATCACGATTGAAAATAATTTTGATTCGGGTGATATAAAAAATTATAATAAAGTAATTGCTTGGATCGGCAAAAATCCTTATCTCAAAGAAAGAATCGTATCGATCGGCGGAAGTATTACAAGCCACGGACTGATTCAAAACAGCAATTCGTTTATACCGATAATGGTTCGCGCTCTTCCCGTGGAAAACATCCAAAATTTAATCGGAAATCGTCTTCCAAATTTTCCAAGAATCGTTCATCACAATCGCGAAGAGATCGCGAACTATAATTTGCAAAATCAAGTATTGATCGGAAAAGAAATGGCTGGTCTTTATAACTTTGATCTTGGAGCCAATCTTACGATGGCGGTTCCGGGCGGGAGATTTTCTCTCGGAAAGGGGGTCGATGTTTCTATCAAAACATTTCGCACCGTAGGATTTTTTAAAACGGGATATTATAACTACGATACACATTATGTTTTTCTTTCATTACCCGTTGCTCAGAAATTTTTTAACTTAAAGGATTCCGTAAATCAAATCGCGATCAAGGTAAAGTCGTTAGATGATTTACAAAATTGTAAAAGAGAAATTCTACAGGAATTTAGAGACCCCGAGTTTGAAAGTCAAATCGGTTACTCGGCTTCTTTCGCTGTGAGAACGATCGCTGAAGAACAGGAAAACTTTTTTACCGCATTGAAGCTGGAAAAAACGATCATTTCCATAATCGTTTTCTTATTTATCATCCTTGCGGCGCTGGGAATGGTTGCGAGCGTTTACAGTTTGGTGAGGGCAAAAAGAAAATCCATAGGTGTTCTAAAGGCTCTCGGATTACCTTCTTCCGGGATTTTGTTGATCTTTACGCTCAATGCGATGGTTGTCGGAATTCTTGCTTCGATTGTAGGCGGAGTTTCCGGAATTTTTATCGCGAGCAATTTGGAAACGATCGTCAATGCGATTTCGGAACTCATCAATATGGTGGGATTTTATTTTAACCGTTCCGAATGGACTAACGTGGAACTGGTTCCCAAAGACGTTTATTATTTCGATCATATTCCGGTCGATATAGACATATCATTTATTTTTATGGTGACAACTGCGGCGACGATTTTATCCGGAATTGCGGGTTATTTTCCGGCAAGATGGGCCGCCGGACTCAATCCTGTAGACACAATAAGGAACGACTAA